CAAGCCCGACGTCGATCTGATTGACGGCTCACTGAACATTAGCGACGAGAAGTCGATTGAGATGGTCTACCGCTGCTTGGACGAGGAGGGTCTGTACCTGGGTGCTAGCTCTGCGTTGAACGTTGTTGCTGCCAAGGAAGTTGCTGAGAAGCTCGGCAAGGGACACAACGTGGTGACGGTTCTGTGCGATGGAGCCTACCGGTATGCTGAGCGGTTGTTCTCCAACACATGGCTCCAGAGCAAGAACCTCCGCTCTGCTATTCCTAAACACCTAGAAAAGTACATAGTGTTACCTTAAGTAGACATGTATTTTGAAGTAAATAGACCGTTGTTGGAAGCAACTCTAGACGATAGTAAGATTCATGGCCCTTCCGTATCCACTATATCCAACACCCCTCAGATTCCACTGCGAATGCTCTTTCTGCACATTCCCTCCAGCATCAAATGCTCGACTCAAAATCGCTCTATCAGTCCCAGGCTCCATGTCCACTTCTGCCCTCCAAAGCACCCAACACCACTTGTTCCTCTGTCCTTCGCTCTTCCCAATCTCCGCATCCACCCAATTATCACCACCATCCGTCGAGACCTGCACCTTCGTAACTGGCCCATCCGCCGCATTTGGCACCGCATACCCCTTCACCTCAATTTTCCCATCGCGCAACGTCACCGTCTCCTCATCCGTCGGAACGCCAATTACGGAGTTAATAGGCGTGTCATACATAGGCGGGGTCCGGTCCCAGTGCGGTTCCGCAGACTCCTTATCAACAGCCTCTTCAGGAAGAACCTTGTAGTCGCGTTTCTGATAGAAGTTGGTAGACTCATGGTCTTGTATGGTGATCTGATCAAGCCACTTAACCCATCTAGCGCCTGCGATTCCGGGGAGAACGGCACGAATGGGATATCCGTGTTTAGGTGTTAGGGACATTTCGTTCATTTCAAGCGCAAGAATCACATCTCCCCcgtcctcatccttcatAACCCTTTCCAGCGGCACACTGCCCCCAAACCAAGTATCGTTCTGCGTTCTAACCTGGTAACACGAGAATGCAGCATGCAGGTTCTCGACTTTCCCGCTGATTCCACCCGCACTCCATAGTAACACGTCCCTTAACTTCGGCCCCTTCCATTTACAATTCATCACGGCGCCATCGCCCCAGTCGATCCCCTCGACCTCCTTCAGAAGCGTGCGCATTGTTCGTCGTCGGTTTCCCGCGCATTCTAGCGCGCAAATGATTTGATGTTGCGGGAATTCGGTCGCGAGCTGTTTTACGGATAGAGTGGTCGGGTTTCGGACTTGGCCGTCAATGCGGACGATGTGCTCTTCGCCGGTAGAAAGGTGAGGAATTGGCCCGTGGTTGCGATCATAGCTGATGTCTTGGGGAGTGTAGAAGCTGGTTTGAGTTAGCAGATCGTATTCACGGTAGCTGATTCGGGTAAGAAGAGAGGCGATACCTATCCACTAAGTTTTTAGTCGGTGGTTCGCGGTTCAGTGGCTTCTCCACAGAGTATTCGACTTTTCTAGGCTCGTCCATCATAGGGTCAATTGGGTATGATTGAATGGGGTCAATCAGGGGTTGGGAAGTGAAAGTCAAGATGTTGCATGGCATCCGAGCACTACGTCATTGCAACGTGAGATTGATCTGATAAGATACGCCTGCCCTAACTATCCGTACAAGTGCCAAAGCGGTATTGTCTGGTTCTAGCGTAACAGAGAGCTATAGAGGTGACACGAGTACTACGCATCATCTCTGAACAGGGGGTCCTCCATTATCGGAGGTATTGAGTCCCAATTGATTTATATCTACAGTTAAAGTAGAAATCCAAGAGTTTGAGAAGGAGAATCTGGATACTTCTTACTGACAGCCAGCAATTACCTAGTAATGCAATACGACTATCCAAGATCATGATACGACCTCACGTTCGGCTCCAAATATTATCCTCCTGGACATAATACTGCAACGGCACCAGATCCCTTGGGAAATTCAACTCCAGGGGCAACCAACCATACTCAGACTCCCACTTAGCATATCTTTTTGATTGCGCCCCAAGCCGCGTGTGCTTGCGTAGCCATGGGTCAAATGGAGTTGCTTGAAGATCCTGTGCTGTAGTTGTGGGCTGGAGCCATGTTATGTAGTCGGCCATATCCGCGAACGGAAACTCGGACTTACGGGTGGGATGGAGTGGGACGACAAGAACGTCTCGGAACTCGGACAGGCACTTGTATTTGGAAAGTAATCGTCTTGGTCCAAAAAAAGGCCATGCGGACTTGAGGGGGTGGTCCATGAAATGACCATGGCTGATGAACATACTTATATCCCAATACATGAATGAACAATCAAACCCCTTTGACAGAAATCTCAGATAAATAGTTCCTTGAGGTATGTCTCGAAAGTCCTCAGCTTCACCCCGGGAAACAAATTATTATGCACCTCCCCCTTTGCCCTCCAAAACCGTCCTGCCCCCTGCATTCCCTTCACCAAGAACCAGAAATCAACTGGGAATGCACTTGGCGCGTCTCTTAACTCCTTTGGTGCTTCTCCGGGATCCCTCAACACCTTATGCATGATTTCCAACGGAAGCACACTCTTTTTAACTTTCTTATTAGAGTATTTTTCTAATAGTCTCGCAATGTCTTCGTGATTTATATGGTCGCTGACGAAATTCAGTCGCTgattctcactgagttccGGATGGCGAATGGTTTCAAGGAGGAAAGCAGCGAAGTCATCCGTATGTGTAAAGTCTGCAGCGGCATCGGGGGAGCCGATAACGTGAATTGTATATTCGTTGTTTTCGGGAGATTTCTGCGTCCATGGACACCATGTTTTTTCTCGGGATTGATTGTAAAAATCCCCGCAGCCGATTAGGGTGTATGTCATTTTGCCAGCAGCAATAGCTGGGTGGTGCAGGGCTGCTTCGTTGCATTGGTCTTTTATGTTCCACATCTGTTTTGTCAGTTTAAAACCTAAAAATCATTTCAACTCCAAGGAAGAGGGCCTTACAGGATGAATATAACCGTACGTATCCCCCGGTTTCCGATAAATATGATGCGATCCATATTCACTGGGATAGAACCGTCTCACGCCCGCATCCGCCGCTGCATCTTGGATGACGCTCTGCGCTTCCAATGCCTTTCCGTTCAATGCGCTAACCACCACATCTACACCCGCTAGGTCTTTGGCGAGGTCATCGCGCTTTGCGGATGTTAGGTCGATGGTCTTGGTGCTGAGATTGGGATGGTCATTTGCGGGAACTTTGGAGGATGTGCCTGGGGCGAGGATCTGGATTGTGTTGAGGGAGGGGTCTGTGAGGAGGGCTTTGAGAATTGCGGCGCCTATTTGGCCGCTTGCGCCGAAGAGGGCGATTTTGGGCATTTTGCGTGTTTTGTGGGATTGATGTTGGAATCTGCTTGATGTGTTGTGGTATGGATATATATTGTGGTGTTGCCCCATACGTCATGTATACATAAGGTAAGCTCAGAGCACTTAGATACCACTAGGCTAGAAACCGTTATTAATGCTCCCTAAGTAACTATTTACTATGCGATGCTTGTGTTATATGGGCTTGACTGACATCACAAGCGTTTACAAGAAAGTCCGCTAGCCATCAACAAAATATCCAGATGGGCTTATACTCAATAAAGCCAGTGACCACCGAGCAAACCTCTCCTTCGGCCACAACTGCGCCCCATCCCACCGAAACGTCTCCGGCGGCAGCGCAATCAACAACTCCGCAACCAACACCTTCGCTAGCCCATCACATCCGCCCATCCAACTCCCCAAGCAACACCACCCCCGCCCCAATGCATAAGAATCAACAACGGAAAAGGCTTCCGATATCGCAAGCACTCAACAAAGTCCTTCCCCACAGCCGAAGGCTCCGCGGACGTGGCATACCGCGAAAAACACCGACGGAGGAGCGAAATGAACTCCCCGTTAATGCGATACTGTTCCGGGTCGAAGCTGGCTAGGGTTTCGTCTAGGGTGGTAAGTCCTGCGAAGGTGGCTGCAGTGCCGGGGATGCTAAAGTCTGTATCTCGTAACTCGGTTTCTGGATCGAGGTTGTCTTTCATGAAGTGGTGACGGCGGGTGAAGAGCTTGGTTTTGAGCCAGGGTTGGCGATGCTTAGGATTCGTTTTACGCCTTGCAGGAGTTCGAATATCACGATGATGTTCTTTATCATACTACCCGGGGTTGTTTGGGCTTTGTCGGTGCCATTTTGCTCGGTTGAGGTGAATTGAGTCGTTGCGGTAGGGAGATGCTGATGACGGTTATGGTGACAGAATGCGCGAATGCCGCTTCGCAATTCAGCGGTATCAAGTTATTGAGGGCCTGCGGGAACGGCGCAAAAGCCTTGTTATAATATCGCAGTGCTGTGTCAACATATCCCAACGCAGCAGCTGGTGCATTCTCATCGTCGACTATGGTGGTGGCGCGATACAGCGCAGCTACTGCAAACACGCCATTCAACAAAAATTCATGGCTGAGAGCATTTTGCGGGATAACAATCTTCCATGCATAATAGCCCGAGGGATCATTGCAGAGATTTTCATGATTTGCATGCTGCGTTCATCGCTGCTACAGGTCCTGTATGGCAAAGGCTCAGTATAAGGGTGATGGGAAGTTCATGGTTACTGTTCCTAAGGGTGTTACGGGGCAGAGCCACGTTCTTTGACTCGTGGGGACCAGCAGGCTACTGATGACAACATTGTTGCTGGCACTGCTATTATTGAGGTATGTAGTACCATAACCCTTATGGTATCCACGAGAAACGACTGCTGACAGTATGGGTCTCATAGGTCTCTGGCATGATGAGGAGCGGTAACATGGGCATGGGCAGCATGTTCATGTCGATCCTATGTCCTTTGCTTCCATGTCGGGCTGGATGCCCATGGTTTCCGGATCAATAACCCCTAGTGCCTCGATAAGCTCTCCTTGGTCTTTGTTTACCGGAGCTGCCCGCTGAGAACACAATGAACGGTGCTGGTAGTGCCGGAATGGGTCTTAGTGCTCTTTTCGCTGCTATGATGGTTTAATGTGGTGGGATGTATAAATCTGTGTATTAATACGGGTTACTAAATGGTAATGAGCTTATTTAATCAATGTCCGATAGTTAACTAAGCTTTCCATGTTTATGATATTCATATTCACGCCGAAATACGAGTAATTCAACAAATTGTCAGTGTTGTTTTCCTATACGGCTTTTTCTCACCAGAATGCAAATAAGTTTACCCTACAGAAACTAGAGAAAGACTCGGCGGTATAGAATTTTAGGTACGGGCCTAACATATTTGACATCCCTCAGTATGCACAGGATATGGCTC
This sequence is a window from Aspergillus chevalieri M1 DNA, chromosome 5, nearly complete sequence. Protein-coding genes within it:
- a CDS encoding putative sulfite oxidase (COG:C;~EggNog:ENOG410PHV5;~InterPro:IPR014756,IPR036374,IPR005066,IPR008335, IPR000572;~PFAM:PF00174,PF03404;~go_function: GO:0016491 - oxidoreductase activity [Evidence IEA];~go_function: GO:0030151 - molybdenum ion binding [Evidence IEA];~go_process: GO:0055114 - oxidation-reduction process [Evidence IEA]) gives rise to the protein MMDEPRKVEYSVEKPLNREPPTKNLVDSFYTPQDISYDRNHGPIPHLSTGEEHIVRIDGQVRNPTTLSVKQLATEFPQHQIICALECAGNRRRTMRTLLKEVEGIDWGDGAVMNCKWKGPKLRDVLLWSAGGISGKVENLHAAFSCYQVRTQNDTWFGGSVPLERVMKDEDGGDVILALEMNEMSLTPKHGYPIRAVLPGIAGARWVKWLDQITIQDHESTNFYQKRDYKVLPEEAVDKESAEPHWDRTPPMYDTPINSVIGVPTDEETVTLRDGKIEVKGYAVPNAADGPVTKVQVSTDGGDNWVDAEIGKSEGQRNKWCWVLWRAEVDMEPGTDRAILSRAFDAGGNVQKEHSQWNLRGVGYSGYGRAMNLTIV
- a CDS encoding uncharacterized protein (COG:S;~EggNog:ENOG410PWMA;~InterPro:IPR036291,IPR008030;~PFAM:PF13460,PF05368,PF01118) — its product is MPKIALFGASGQIGAAILKALLTDPSLNTIQILAPGTSSKVPANDHPNLSTKTIDLTSAKRDDLAKDLAGVDVVVSALNGKALEAQSVIQDAAADAGVRRFYPSEYGSHHIYRKPGDTYGYIHPMWNIKDQCNEAALHHPAIAAGKMTYTLIGCGDFYNQSREKTWCPWTQKSPENNEYTIHVIGSPDAAADFTHTDDFAAFLLETIRHPELSENQRLNFVSDHINHEDIARLLEKYSNKKVKKSVLPLEIMHKVLRDPGEAPKELRDAPSAFPVDFWFLVKGMQGAGRFWRAKGEVHNNLFPGVKLRTFETYLKELFI
- a CDS encoding uncharacterized protein (TransMembrane:1 (i79-103o)); this translates as MRECRFAIQRYQVIEGLRERRKSLVIISQCCVNISQRSSWCILIVDYGGGAIQRSYCKHAIQQKFMAESILRDNNLPCIIARGIIAEIFMICMLRSSLLQVLYGKGSV